A window of Clostridium botulinum BKT015925 contains these coding sequences:
- the dptG gene encoding DNA phosphorothioation-dependent restriction protein DptG, translated as MSYEKQYKIDFNKIENTFKFKENGLTHSQGNQFKLLPYAANEKTLVSNFNGVIGSFSRIICNKELKSEFNFTEFIENVVDQVGEFEGGSSKEVLRDLVKTMFIDKDSLVNFDIKTINYITSTKSDEKIARFLYSVLFDEKLKSLVKEYYTENVENILYKLVLNALPELKDKKYSIDKYNCCLPFIKELFIKDFRFLMEDEELYKNSLKRILEYYYMFYVSQLAMKLSKFEKADLTKPESIYYTLNWERTSKNRTAYKFGWQVLKNNINELFSHAITLEFLNHHDLEKQLGYVELFNLFESIDENEISNQIETIYNEYTSRINDKDWSEFKQKPRESDNTAFNKVYKLFDAIQYQFNKSSRSRANQAYNNWCVKFIYENFAKRRGSLGYNLNLTEEDIILMTKICINNNSKLKLNLLFNEFEKRGLFFDRDSKIKIVQLYEKLNLLEKKSDSGDAQYVRSVL; from the coding sequence ATGAGTTATGAAAAGCAATATAAGATAGATTTTAATAAAATAGAAAATACATTTAAATTTAAAGAAAATGGATTAACTCATAGCCAAGGTAATCAATTCAAATTATTACCATATGCGGCAAATGAAAAGACATTAGTTTCAAATTTTAATGGAGTTATAGGATCATTTTCTAGAATTATATGTAATAAAGAATTAAAAAGTGAGTTTAATTTTACAGAGTTTATCGAAAATGTAGTAGATCAAGTAGGAGAATTTGAAGGGGGAAGCAGTAAAGAGGTACTTAGAGATTTAGTTAAAACTATGTTTATAGATAAGGATAGTTTAGTTAATTTTGATATAAAAACTATAAATTATATAACGTCTACTAAGTCAGATGAAAAGATTGCAAGGTTTTTATATTCGGTATTATTTGATGAAAAATTAAAATCGTTAGTTAAAGAATACTATACTGAAAATGTAGAAAATATATTATACAAATTAGTCTTAAATGCATTACCTGAGTTAAAGGATAAAAAATATTCTATAGATAAATATAATTGTTGCTTACCATTTATAAAAGAGTTATTTATAAAAGATTTTAGATTTCTTATGGAAGATGAAGAGCTATATAAAAATTCTTTAAAAAGAATACTTGAGTATTACTATATGTTTTATGTATCACAGTTAGCTATGAAGCTATCTAAATTTGAAAAAGCTGATTTAACTAAACCGGAATCCATTTATTATACATTAAATTGGGAAAGAACATCAAAAAATAGAACAGCATATAAATTTGGATGGCAAGTACTTAAAAATAATATAAATGAGTTATTTTCACATGCTATAACATTAGAATTTTTAAATCATCATGATTTAGAGAAGCAATTAGGGTATGTAGAGCTATTTAATTTATTTGAGTCCATCGATGAAAATGAAATTTCAAATCAAATTGAAACTATTTATAATGAGTATACAAGTCGTATAAATGACAAAGATTGGAGTGAGTTTAAACAGAAGCCTAGAGAAAGTGATAACACTGCATTTAATAAAGTATATAAATTATTTGATGCTATTCAATATCAATTTAATAAATCCAGTAGAAGTAGAGCTAATCAGGCTTACAATAATTGGTGTGTGAAATTTATATATGAAAATTTCGCGAAAAGAAGAGGTTCACTAGGATATAATTTAAATTTGACAGAAGAAGATATAATTTTAATGACTAAAATATGCATTAATAATAATAGTAAATTAAAATTAAATTTATTATTTAATGAATTTGAAAAACGAGGACTATTTTTTGATAGGGATTCAAAAATTAAAATAGTACAGTTATATGAAAAGTTAAATTTATTAGAAAAGAAATCAGATAGTGGGGATGCACAGTATGTCAGATCAGTTTTATAA
- the dptF gene encoding DNA phosphorothioation-dependent restriction protein DptF: MERDVFSYLDENYRYLNNYIKDFKKVLFTSPHSAIIKGRTFSEKLIQEVSELEGYGLLSKMTQAERLRKLENEGVIEGEIDKLFHTVRLLGNKAAHEDVEGELEVALNIHKNIYKITCWFVESYIDYNFEATSYKSPMPQQDKPSSIGTELVSNLLQKVESLISKTQKSDGGREKNLQPKNDSIKIENNQLEDTFEELIVESIINNEEDKKCMIQELNRLKESSKEAVEGLGEFTPFKRYMHIEREAQKELEELIIKSNESNKSQLILVCGSVGDGKSHIISYFKNKYPHIMKNFILHNDATESLDPNKTSMDTLNEVLDNFSDEKIKESNEKFILAINLGTLNNFIDSEYGQRYSILKKYVYDRKILENSIVDGGFDEESSFQFVNFSDYHIFTLKDSKVQSNYIKSLINKIIDSSELNIFYNSYKKYCTKCTNCKCCPIKANYELLSNEKVQEAIINLLVQSIIKDKIIISTRALLNFMYELIIPRSYIDINSPIFKTDIANLNNLYYIKALMPNILFNHKELSFIFESLNRLDPLNVRNEKVDDFIIEFNNASDVLYYFKMYIDYPKDYLSKIENIDFSDTEDKSIRYELLKLFIRSYYICGKEDIFSLKDLVYENYMKNLYFWNRGDKPKLKTLYDNVKNGIIKWNGEAEKDQINIFVGKNQIKYKVSEELELKVDTSNLPKSDEVNIKKFITTLKLKYGNKNLDKTYKIEVDFSLYKLLIQVINGYRPNKKDKNQFIKFIEFINKLEEVGSQREKLIFTEKNREFNKKYKLEYDTEFEFYRFVEM, encoded by the coding sequence TTGGAAAGAGATGTTTTTAGTTACTTAGATGAAAACTATAGATACTTAAATAATTATATAAAAGATTTTAAAAAAGTATTATTTACATCTCCACATAGTGCAATAATTAAGGGGAGAACGTTTTCCGAAAAGTTAATTCAGGAGGTATCAGAGTTAGAAGGATATGGGTTATTAAGTAAGATGACTCAGGCTGAAAGATTAAGAAAATTGGAAAATGAAGGAGTAATAGAAGGTGAGATAGATAAACTTTTTCATACTGTAAGATTACTTGGAAATAAAGCAGCACATGAAGATGTTGAGGGTGAATTAGAAGTTGCTTTAAATATACATAAAAATATTTATAAAATTACTTGTTGGTTTGTTGAATCTTATATTGATTACAATTTTGAAGCTACATCATATAAAAGTCCAATGCCACAACAAGATAAACCTTCGAGTATTGGTACTGAATTAGTATCTAATTTATTGCAAAAAGTGGAAAGTTTAATATCTAAAACACAGAAATCTGATGGTGGAAGAGAAAAAAATTTACAACCCAAAAATGATTCTATAAAAATTGAAAATAACCAATTAGAAGATACTTTTGAAGAGCTTATAGTTGAAAGTATTATTAATAATGAAGAAGATAAAAAATGTATGATTCAAGAATTAAATAGATTGAAGGAATCATCAAAGGAAGCTGTTGAGGGATTAGGTGAGTTTACTCCATTTAAAAGGTATATGCATATTGAAAGAGAAGCTCAAAAAGAATTGGAAGAATTAATAATTAAATCAAATGAATCTAATAAATCTCAATTAATTTTAGTTTGTGGTAGTGTTGGTGATGGTAAGTCACATATAATATCATATTTCAAAAATAAATATCCACATATTATGAAAAATTTTATTCTACATAATGATGCTACAGAAAGTTTAGATCCCAATAAAACATCAATGGATACTTTAAATGAAGTATTAGATAATTTTAGTGATGAAAAAATTAAAGAAAGTAATGAAAAATTTATATTAGCAATTAATCTTGGTACATTAAATAATTTTATAGATTCTGAATATGGACAAAGATACTCAATTTTAAAAAAGTATGTTTATGATAGAAAAATTTTAGAGAATAGTATTGTAGATGGGGGATTTGATGAAGAAAGTTCATTTCAATTTGTAAATTTTAGTGATTATCATATATTTACTTTAAAAGATAGCAAAGTTCAATCAAATTATATTAAATCATTGATAAATAAGATTATAGATTCTTCGGAACTTAATATTTTTTATAATTCTTATAAAAAATATTGTACAAAATGTACAAATTGCAAATGTTGCCCTATTAAAGCTAATTATGAGTTGTTAAGTAATGAAAAAGTTCAAGAAGCAATAATAAATTTATTAGTTCAATCTATTATTAAAGACAAAATAATAATTTCAACTAGAGCATTATTGAATTTTATGTATGAGTTAATAATTCCAAGATCATATATTGATATTAATTCACCAATATTTAAGACTGATATTGCTAATCTTAACAATTTATACTACATAAAGGCGCTTATGCCGAATATACTTTTTAATCATAAAGAGTTATCATTTATATTTGAATCATTAAACAGGTTAGATCCTTTAAATGTAAGAAATGAAAAAGTAGATGATTTTATAATAGAGTTTAATAATGCTTCAGATGTATTATATTATTTTAAAATGTATATTGATTATCCTAAAGATTATCTAAGTAAAATTGAAAATATAGATTTTAGTGATACAGAGGATAAAAGTATAAGATATGAATTATTAAAATTATTTATAAGAAGTTATTATATATGTGGCAAAGAAGATATTTTTTCTTTAAAAGATTTAGTTTATGAAAATTATATGAAGAACTTATATTTTTGGAATAGAGGAGATAAGCCTAAACTTAAAACTTTGTATGATAATGTTAAAAATGGAATTATTAAATGGAATGGAGAGGCTGAAAAAGATCAAATTAATATTTTTGTTGGTAAAAATCAAATTAAATATAAAGTTAGTGAGGAACTTGAATTAAAAGTAGATACAAGTAATTTGCCAAAGAGCGATGAAGTAAATATTAAAAAATTTATTACAACTCTCAAATTAAAATATGGAAATAAAAATCTAGATAAGACTTATAAAATAGAAGTAGACTTTTCATTATATAAATTATTAATACAAGTTATTAATGGATATAGACCTAATAAAAAAGATAAGAATCAGTTTATTAAGTTTATTGAATTTATAAATAAACTTGAAGAAGTAGGATCACAAAGAGAGAAACTTATATTTACAGAAAAGAATAGAGAATTTAATAAAAAATATAAGTTGGAATATGATACTGAATTTGAATTTTATAGATTTGTGGAGATGTAA
- a CDS encoding 3'-5' exonuclease yields MVMIMAIMIPESISALNNVTNGEKKVFKILKNLLPQNYICWFDLRVGNRYPDFIILAPDLGIIVLEIKDWEVGSIEKADINYFQLKTLGSCTNPLKQARDYMFNIVNKLKKDKKLTQSNEKYNGSLKFTYGHGVIFTKITKNEFNKVEFNGVLEENFVIFQDELNSIENNSDKDMLKSKLENMLPMKFKFNNLDEDIINRIRGNLFKEVNLVQSDDKIFKVMNLQQEMYAKGLGYGHRVIRGVAGSGKTIVLICRAKYLKEVHKDWNILVLCYNKTLAAFLRKVINGKEENSNVEVIHFHEWINKISKQLGLKTGIYKEVDVAKNISEITEEMLQRLIKYDAILIDEGQDLEKEWLKFIVKNLRNSKESHLLLASDGAQNLYSRKYTLKSVGIKAVGRTVIMRENYRNTKEILKLANDLLSDSSLKNGNEDENDFIIEPNSILRNGQTPEIIKALSFEDEIKKIIKNIIKLNNQGLDYGEIAILCPYNKYKGIEYTKIIKENLKKNFIDYDILNKDYNKYEFEYYKDRVKISTIYSAKGLDFEAVFICGINDGLIKRKEESKKVLYVGITRARKILNITYSVKNELTDMIVTSCKEIKKDNFSKKIGNVKPKEIEYNKNSIDINENKKQNKGFWQRIREKIKI; encoded by the coding sequence ATGGTGATGATAATGGCTATTATGATACCAGAAAGCATTAGTGCATTGAATAATGTTACTAATGGTGAAAAAAAGGTGTTTAAAATATTAAAAAATTTATTGCCCCAAAATTATATTTGCTGGTTTGATTTAAGAGTTGGTAATAGGTATCCTGATTTTATAATACTTGCACCAGATTTGGGTATTATAGTTCTTGAAATTAAAGATTGGGAAGTAGGTTCCATAGAAAAAGCTGATATTAATTATTTTCAATTAAAAACTTTAGGAAGTTGTACAAACCCATTAAAGCAAGCTAGAGACTATATGTTCAATATTGTAAATAAGTTAAAAAAAGATAAAAAATTAACTCAGAGCAATGAAAAATATAATGGAAGTTTAAAGTTTACTTATGGACATGGAGTTATATTTACTAAAATAACTAAGAATGAATTTAATAAGGTTGAGTTTAATGGAGTACTTGAAGAAAATTTTGTTATATTTCAAGATGAGTTAAATAGTATAGAAAATAATTCTGATAAGGATATGCTAAAATCAAAATTAGAAAATATGTTACCTATGAAATTTAAGTTTAATAATCTTGATGAAGATATTATAAATAGAATAAGGGGAAACTTATTTAAAGAAGTAAATTTAGTTCAAAGTGATGATAAAATTTTTAAAGTTATGAATTTACAACAAGAAATGTATGCCAAAGGATTGGGATATGGACATAGGGTAATTAGGGGTGTGGCAGGAAGCGGAAAAACTATAGTTCTAATTTGTAGAGCTAAATACTTAAAAGAAGTACATAAGGATTGGAATATATTAGTTCTTTGTTATAATAAAACGTTAGCTGCTTTTTTAAGAAAAGTTATAAATGGAAAAGAAGAAAATAGTAATGTTGAAGTTATACATTTTCATGAATGGATTAATAAAATTTCTAAACAATTAGGATTAAAGACAGGTATATATAAAGAAGTGGATGTTGCTAAAAATATTTCTGAAATTACAGAAGAAATGTTACAAAGATTAATTAAGTATGATGCTATTTTAATTGATGAAGGACAAGACCTAGAGAAAGAATGGCTAAAATTTATAGTTAAAAATCTTAGAAATTCAAAAGAAAGTCATTTATTATTGGCATCTGATGGTGCACAAAATCTTTATAGTAGAAAGTATACTTTAAAATCAGTGGGAATAAAGGCTGTTGGAAGAACTGTTATTATGCGAGAAAATTATAGGAATACTAAAGAAATTTTAAAACTAGCTAATGACTTATTGTCAGATAGTAGTTTAAAAAATGGCAATGAAGATGAAAATGATTTTATAATAGAACCTAATTCTATTTTAAGAAATGGACAAACTCCAGAAATAATCAAGGCATTAAGTTTTGAAGATGAGATAAAAAAAATAATTAAGAATATTATAAAATTAAATAATCAAGGGTTAGATTATGGAGAGATAGCTATATTATGTCCTTATAATAAATATAAAGGTATAGAATATACTAAAATAATCAAAGAAAATTTGAAAAAAAATTTTATAGATTATGATATTTTAAATAAAGATTATAACAAATATGAATTTGAATATTATAAAGATAGAGTAAAAATATCTACAATTTATAGTGCCAAGGGATTAGATTTTGAAGCTGTATTTATCTGTGGAATTAATGATGGACTTATAAAAAGAAAAGAAGAATCTAAAAAAGTACTTTATGTTGGAATAACTAGAGCAAGAAAAATTTTAAATATTACATATAGCGTTAAAAATGAACTTACAGATATGATAGTAACAAGTTGTAAAGAAATAAAAAAAGATAACTTTTCAAAAAAAATAGGGAATGTTAAACCAAAAGAAATAGAATATAATAAAAACAGTATAGATATTAATGAGAATAAGAAACAAAATAAAGGATTTTGGCAGAGGATAAGAGAAAAAATAAAAATTTGA
- a CDS encoding GntP family permease, producing MGVISILISLILLMYFAYRGVSVIILSIILALFAVVMNGETHIMVMYTEIFMKAFAAYVKQYFPVFLLGAIFGKIIDDSGSAKAIAKMIAQKLGVQRAVLAVVLSVGILTYGGVSVFVVAFAVYPIAAQLFKEADIPKKLIPASIVLGSFTFTMTAFPGSPQIQNTIPMPYFGTDAYASPILGIIAGMFMFGAGMLWLTYRVKKAKSIGEGYGEDKNETAKTDDSNLPPIWIALLPTILVLILNFTLSKFVFVAGNYNSGYLEKAPYLMKLSNVSGTWSLIIALTISIIVAILFNFKRMKSVVKSLNEGTAGALSAIINTSSVVGYGNVIKILGGFIIIKNVIMQISSNPIISEAISVNILSGITGSASGGMSIALGILGQQYLHMANQIGISPQVLHRVAAIASGGLDSLPHNGGIITLLGVCGMTHKEAYKDIAVCSVIIPIIVLIIIVVLANLGIV from the coding sequence GTGGGAGTAATTAGTATTTTAATTTCTCTAATTCTTCTTATGTATTTTGCATATAGAGGAGTTTCGGTTATTATTTTATCAATAATTTTAGCATTATTTGCAGTGGTTATGAATGGTGAGACTCATATAATGGTGATGTACACAGAAATATTTATGAAAGCTTTTGCCGCATATGTTAAGCAGTATTTTCCCGTATTTTTATTAGGTGCGATATTTGGAAAGATAATAGATGATTCTGGATCAGCTAAAGCAATAGCAAAAATGATTGCTCAAAAATTAGGTGTACAAAGAGCTGTTTTAGCAGTTGTATTATCAGTAGGTATATTAACATATGGTGGTGTTTCTGTATTTGTTGTCGCATTTGCAGTATATCCAATAGCTGCTCAATTATTTAAAGAAGCAGATATACCAAAAAAATTAATTCCTGCTTCTATAGTATTAGGATCATTTACATTTACTATGACTGCATTTCCAGGGTCACCACAAATACAAAATACAATACCAATGCCGTATTTTGGAACAGATGCATACGCATCTCCTATATTAGGTATTATAGCTGGTATGTTTATGTTTGGTGCCGGAATGTTATGGTTAACTTATAGAGTAAAAAAAGCTAAATCCATTGGAGAAGGGTATGGAGAAGATAAAAATGAAACAGCCAAGACTGATGATAGCAACTTACCTCCTATATGGATAGCACTTTTACCTACTATATTAGTTTTAATACTAAACTTTACATTATCTAAATTTGTATTTGTAGCAGGAAATTACAATAGTGGATATTTAGAAAAAGCGCCTTATTTAATGAAATTATCTAATGTTTCAGGTACTTGGAGTTTAATAATAGCATTAACTATATCAATAATTGTTGCAATATTATTTAATTTTAAAAGAATGAAAAGTGTAGTTAAAAGTCTTAATGAAGGAACAGCTGGAGCACTTTCTGCAATAATAAATACATCCTCTGTAGTAGGATACGGAAATGTTATAAAAATATTAGGTGGATTCATTATAATAAAAAATGTAATTATGCAAATTTCAAGTAATCCAATAATTTCTGAAGCTATATCTGTAAATATATTATCAGGAATAACCGGTTCAGCATCAGGGGGAATGAGTATTGCTTTAGGAATATTAGGTCAACAGTATTTGCATATGGCAAATCAAATAGGAATAAGTCCACAAGTATTGCACAGAGTAGCCGCAATAGCCAGCGGAGGACTTGATTCATTGCCACACAATGGAGGAATTATTACATTACTTGGTGTATGTGGAATGACTCATAAAGAGGCATATAAAGATATAGCTGTATGTTCTGTAATAATACCTATAATTGTATTAATTATCATAGTTGTGTTGGCTAATTTAGGAATCGTTTAA
- a CDS encoding GntP family permease — protein MGVISILISLILLMYLAYRGVTVLILSVVLALFALLMNGETHVMAIYTEVFMGSFALYCKQYFPIFLLGAIFGKIMDDSGSAKSIAKTIANRLGVEKAVLAVVLSVAILTYGGVSMFVVAFAVFPIAAQLFKEANIPKRLIPGAIALGSFTFTMAGLPGSPQIQNTIPMPYFGTDAYAAPLLGIIASILLFGGGMIWLGHRVRQAKANGEGYGVHKNEKLESINDENLPSILLALLPIILVLTVNLILSKFVFVSGKYNDAYLAQKPYLVKLATVSGTWSLIVALVISIIVAIVCNFKRMKSVIKSLNEGAFGSLSAIINTSSVVGYGNVIKMLAGFTLIKEVIMGISKNPIISEAISVNILSGITGSASGGMSIALGMLGQQYLEMANQMGISPEVLHRIAALASGGFDSLPHNGGIITLIGICGMTHKESYKDIAVCSVLIPIATLVVIVVLANFGVV, from the coding sequence ATGGGAGTAATTAGTATTTTGATTTCTTTGATTCTTCTTATGTATCTTGCCTATAGAGGTGTTACAGTTTTAATATTATCAGTAGTTTTAGCATTATTTGCGTTATTAATGAATGGGGAAACTCATGTAATGGCTATATATACTGAAGTATTTATGGGATCATTTGCATTATATTGTAAACAGTACTTTCCGATATTTTTATTGGGAGCTATATTTGGGAAAATAATGGATGATTCTGGTTCAGCAAAATCCATAGCAAAAACCATTGCAAATAGGTTAGGAGTAGAAAAGGCGGTTTTAGCAGTTGTGCTATCAGTAGCCATTTTAACATATGGTGGAGTTTCTATGTTTGTTGTTGCATTTGCAGTATTTCCAATAGCTGCACAGTTATTTAAAGAAGCTAATATACCTAAAAGGTTAATTCCTGGAGCAATTGCATTAGGTTCTTTCACATTTACTATGGCAGGTTTACCAGGGTCACCACAAATACAAAATACCATACCAATGCCTTACTTTGGAACTGATGCGTATGCTGCACCTTTATTGGGAATTATAGCGAGTATATTATTATTTGGCGGTGGTATGATATGGTTAGGGCACAGAGTAAGACAAGCTAAAGCTAACGGAGAAGGATATGGAGTTCACAAAAATGAAAAACTAGAGAGCATTAATGATGAAAACTTACCTTCTATACTATTAGCACTTTTGCCTATAATATTAGTTCTAACTGTTAATTTGATATTATCTAAATTTGTTTTTGTATCAGGAAAATATAATGATGCGTATTTAGCTCAAAAACCTTATTTAGTAAAGTTAGCAACTGTTTCTGGTACTTGGAGTTTGATAGTAGCATTAGTTATATCTATTATAGTAGCAATAGTATGTAACTTTAAGAGGATGAAAAGTGTTATAAAAAGCCTTAATGAAGGTGCATTTGGATCACTTTCTGCAATAATAAATACATCCTCAGTAGTTGGATATGGGAATGTTATTAAGATGTTAGCAGGATTTACATTAATAAAAGAAGTTATTATGGGCATTTCTAAAAATCCAATAATATCTGAAGCTATATCTGTAAATATATTATCAGGTATAACAGGTTCAGCTTCAGGGGGAATGAGTATTGCTTTAGGAATGTTAGGTCAACAATATTTAGAGATGGCAAATCAGATGGGTATAAGTCCAGAAGTACTTCATAGAATAGCAGCATTAGCTAGTGGAGGATTTGATTCTTTACCACACAATGGAGGAATTATAACTTTGATTGGTATATGTGGAATGACTCATAAAGAATCATACAAAGATATTGCTGTGTGTTCAGTATTAATTCCAATAGCAACTTTAGTTGTAATAGTAGTATTAGCTAATTTTGGAGTTGTATAA
- a CDS encoding DMT family transporter yields the protein MLYLLLSFISGSIIIISMTLNARLADHIGLLEGTLINFISGFIPALIYLLINYNNFNISKGMFLNVPFWMYLGGAVGVLVVCVSNFVMPKIPTIYTTLLIFMGQLFVGTIVDYFTNMMISKGKLIGGALIIAGLFYNFKVDSKCCEEAPNVQEI from the coding sequence ATGTTATATTTGTTACTTTCATTTATTAGTGGATCAATTATTATTATATCAATGACACTTAATGCTAGACTGGCAGATCATATAGGATTACTAGAAGGAACTCTTATAAATTTTATAAGTGGGTTTATTCCAGCACTTATTTATTTATTAATTAATTATAATAATTTTAATATATCAAAGGGGATGTTCTTAAATGTTCCATTTTGGATGTATTTAGGGGGAGCTGTTGGGGTATTAGTTGTATGTGTTTCAAATTTTGTAATGCCTAAGATACCAACTATATATACAACTTTGTTAATATTTATGGGACAATTATTTGTAGGAACGATTGTAGACTATTTCACAAATATGATGATTTCTAAAGGAAAATTAATTGGTGGGGCATTAATAATTGCTGGATTATTTTATAATTTCAAGGTAGATAGTAAATGTTGTGAAGAAGCTCCAAATGTTCAAGAAATATAA
- a CDS encoding DMT family transporter, producing the protein MYKIYAVIVGVLLATMISINGALSGKMENCFALVVIHVVGALTTCILLVITKRKFSIKGIPFYFLCGGFLGFFVVFLNNVCVLKIGVALTLALSLLGQSIVSGIIDHYGLLGMEIHKFKKEKIFGFLIILCGIIIMTVY; encoded by the coding sequence GTGTATAAAATATATGCTGTAATTGTAGGAGTCTTGTTAGCTACTATGATAAGTATTAATGGAGCATTGTCAGGTAAAATGGAGAACTGTTTTGCATTAGTAGTTATTCATGTAGTGGGGGCATTAACTACTTGTATATTGCTAGTGATAACCAAAAGGAAATTTAGTATCAAAGGTATTCCTTTTTATTTTTTATGTGGAGGATTTTTAGGTTTTTTTGTAGTATTTCTTAATAATGTATGTGTTTTAAAAATAGGTGTAGCATTAACATTAGCACTTAGTTTACTTGGACAGTCAATAGTATCAGGTATTATAGATCATTATGGATTACTAGGAATGGAAATTCATAAATTTAAAAAAGAAAAAATTTTTGGGTTTTTAATAATATTATGTGGAATTATTATAATGACTGTTTATTAA
- a CDS encoding PRD domain-containing protein, translating to MEEYKVVKVLNNNVILVDYNCTNYILVGKGIGFGKKTGQLINDLTGIESKFISLEGLDSNSFSTFTDNLDPKILEITKDILKMISDEFNKPLDPKVHVGLIDHIQFTVKRLKDGLVLENPFLNETKLLYPKEYGVAKKAVTILSKELNMNFPDSEIGFITLHICGGLQEGSKKDALENAQLINKIINHVSKKLNVKLDPSSFEYSGFVTHIRGVLNRIKNNKTITNNLLTELKRKNIIEYKIAYDVSKIIENVLRISVPEDEVGYITIHIMKLNSIVNC from the coding sequence TTGGAGGAATATAAAGTTGTCAAAGTTTTAAATAATAACGTTATTTTAGTCGATTACAATTGTACTAACTATATACTAGTAGGAAAAGGTATTGGTTTTGGTAAAAAAACAGGTCAATTAATAAATGATTTAACAGGTATTGAATCTAAATTTATTTCTCTTGAAGGCTTAGACTCTAATTCTTTTTCCACTTTTACAGACAATTTAGATCCTAAAATTTTAGAAATTACTAAAGATATATTAAAAATGATATCTGATGAATTTAATAAACCTTTAGACCCTAAGGTTCATGTAGGTCTTATAGATCATATTCAATTTACAGTTAAAAGACTTAAAGATGGTTTAGTTTTAGAAAATCCATTTTTAAACGAAACAAAACTTTTATATCCAAAAGAATATGGTGTTGCAAAAAAAGCTGTAACTATTTTAAGTAAAGAATTAAATATGAATTTTCCTGATTCAGAAATTGGATTTATAACCCTTCATATATGCGGTGGATTACAAGAAGGATCAAAAAAGGATGCCCTTGAAAATGCTCAATTAATCAATAAAATAATAAATCATGTTTCTAAAAAATTAAATGTTAAACTAGATCCAAGTTCATTTGAATATAGTGGATTTGTAACTCACATTAGAGGAGTTTTAAATAGAATCAAAAATAATAAAACAATAACGAATAATCTATTGACAGAACTTAAGAGAAAGAATATAATTGAATATAAGATAGCATATGACGTTTCTAAAATTATAGAAAACGTTTTACGAATTTCCGTACCAGAAGATGAAGTGGGATACATCACTATCCACATCATGAAATTAAACAGCATAGTAAATTGTTAG